Proteins co-encoded in one Leucobacter exalbidus genomic window:
- a CDS encoding ABC transporter substrate-binding protein has translation MNKKKLLGTVGVAAITAIAFTACSSGGGTDASGGSGDELTPITVLYAPVHYETAMIAQTEGYFEDAGLDVTLKAGADPAAIVSQVLSGEVEIGATSWGGLSASVAEGMPVVGIAGNGVVSTEIDTSGVLVAADSPIETVADLRGKTVGVVGIGNGTEIPLLLQAIDEGIADPVNEITQVAIPYSGMQAAIESGTVDSVFPADPFYFQMLDAGAKQVAAPVREYQGNSPITVWASATKWVEENPDTAEAFQSAMQQAFDYYEKEENKDAVLQFRADELQVPIDKVSQVLSPMSLAINVPELQAQLDAMHDFGYMRELKAQDMFWSGTPLNE, from the coding sequence ATGAACAAGAAGAAGCTACTGGGAACGGTTGGCGTCGCTGCGATCACGGCAATCGCGTTCACCGCATGCAGTTCAGGCGGCGGAACTGACGCTTCCGGCGGATCGGGCGACGAGCTCACCCCCATTACTGTCTTGTACGCTCCGGTACATTATGAAACCGCAATGATCGCACAGACCGAGGGCTACTTCGAAGATGCTGGGCTCGACGTAACTCTCAAGGCTGGCGCAGATCCCGCCGCTATCGTGTCACAGGTGCTCAGCGGTGAAGTAGAAATCGGGGCCACATCCTGGGGCGGTCTCTCTGCTTCTGTAGCTGAAGGCATGCCCGTCGTCGGCATCGCTGGTAACGGTGTTGTAAGCACCGAGATCGACACTTCCGGTGTGCTCGTGGCAGCTGACAGCCCCATTGAGACAGTGGCTGACCTGCGGGGCAAGACCGTGGGAGTGGTCGGCATTGGCAATGGCACTGAAATTCCGCTTTTGCTGCAGGCCATTGATGAGGGCATCGCTGATCCCGTAAATGAGATCACGCAGGTTGCGATTCCCTACAGCGGCATGCAGGCTGCTATTGAATCAGGCACCGTTGACTCCGTATTCCCCGCAGACCCCTTCTACTTCCAGATGCTTGACGCAGGAGCAAAGCAAGTCGCTGCTCCTGTGCGCGAGTACCAGGGCAACTCACCCATCACAGTGTGGGCCTCAGCCACGAAGTGGGTCGAAGAGAACCCTGACACCGCCGAGGCTTTCCAGTCAGCAATGCAGCAGGCATTCGACTACTACGAGAAGGAAGAGAACAAGGACGCCGTACTGCAGTTCCGTGCCGATGAGCTCCAGGTTCCTATCGATAAGGTTTCACAGGTCCTCTCACCGATGAGCTTGGCTATCAACGTCCCTGAACTGCAGGCACAGCTGGACGCGATGCACGATTTCGGTTACATGCGCGAGCTGAAGGCACAGGACATGTTCTGGAGCGGCACTCCGCTCAACGAGTAA